One window of Acidimicrobiales bacterium genomic DNA carries:
- a CDS encoding dienelactone hydrolase family protein, giving the protein MIETITLPSGVPARVARPSEGAAIAGLVIAPDIGGLRPLFDDLCQRLADENGWVVCAPEPFPGREHMDLGERMAAVGGLVDGTQVGALVEAADATGEERVGLIGFCMGGMYALKASGTGRFSRCVAFYGMIRVPEDWQSEGQGEPLEAVTTPGASPVLAIIGTNDPYTPAGDVDDLEATGAEVVRYEGAEHGFVHDPSRPAHRPDDAADAWRRAVTFLNG; this is encoded by the coding sequence ATGATCGAGACCATCACCCTCCCCTCCGGCGTCCCTGCCCGTGTCGCCCGTCCGAGCGAGGGCGCCGCCATCGCCGGCCTCGTGATCGCCCCCGACATCGGAGGCCTGCGGCCCCTCTTCGACGACCTCTGCCAACGCCTCGCCGACGAGAACGGCTGGGTGGTGTGCGCCCCCGAGCCCTTCCCCGGGCGCGAGCACATGGACCTCGGCGAGCGCATGGCCGCCGTGGGTGGCCTGGTGGACGGCACCCAGGTCGGTGCCCTGGTGGAGGCCGCCGACGCCACGGGTGAAGAGCGAGTCGGACTCATCGGCTTCTGCATGGGCGGCATGTACGCGCTGAAGGCCTCGGGCACCGGTCGCTTCTCGCGGTGCGTCGCCTTCTACGGGATGATCCGTGTCCCCGAGGACTGGCAGAGCGAGGGCCAGGGCGAGCCCCTCGAGGCGGTGACCACGCCTGGCGCCTCACCGGTGCTGGCCATCATCGGCACCAACGACCCGTACACACCGGCCGGCGACGTCGACGACCTCGAGGCAACGGGGGCCGAGGTCGTGCGCTACGAGGGCGCCGAGCACGGCTTCGTGCACGACCCGAGTCGCCCGGCCCACCGCCCCGACGACGCCGCCGACGCCTGGCGCCGCGCCGTCACCTTCCTGAACGGCTGA
- the disA gene encoding DNA integrity scanning protein DisA produces MAQPSEALRAALAASAPGRPLREGLDRILLSGMGALIVVGDGPDVLNLCSGGFLLDAAFTPQRLSELAKMDGAIILAADASRIARANVHLVPNPNVPTSETGTRHRTAERVARSINVPVISVSERMAVIAVYVGDEKHPLEPIPRLLDRSNQALQTLERYRTRLDAVSRSLSALEVEDLVTLRDVVSVIQRAEMVRRIAEEIDSHIVELGEDGRLVRLQLEELYSGVVADRRLAVADYFHRTEAHRLEDALDALASLSTEDLLDQKGVAATLNLPGSADEVDLDLGVAPRGHRLLAKIPRLPEAVIDNVVERFGDLQKIMRATIADLDEVEGVGESRARAMKDGLARLAETSILDRYG; encoded by the coding sequence GTGGCGCAGCCAAGCGAAGCCCTCCGGGCCGCCCTGGCCGCCTCCGCGCCCGGGCGTCCGCTGCGCGAGGGCCTCGATCGCATCCTGCTGTCCGGGATGGGCGCCCTGATCGTCGTCGGCGATGGGCCGGACGTGCTCAACCTCTGCTCGGGCGGCTTCCTGCTCGACGCCGCCTTCACCCCACAGCGCCTGTCCGAGCTGGCCAAGATGGACGGGGCCATCATCCTGGCCGCGGACGCCAGCCGCATCGCTCGGGCCAACGTCCACCTCGTGCCCAACCCCAACGTCCCCACGTCCGAGACGGGCACCCGCCACCGCACGGCCGAGCGGGTCGCCCGCTCGATCAACGTGCCCGTCATCTCGGTGTCCGAGCGCATGGCCGTCATCGCCGTCTACGTGGGTGACGAGAAGCACCCCCTCGAGCCCATCCCGCGTCTGCTCGACCGGTCCAACCAGGCGCTCCAGACCCTCGAGCGCTACCGCACCCGCCTCGACGCGGTGTCCCGGTCGCTGTCGGCGCTCGAGGTGGAGGACCTCGTCACCCTGCGCGACGTGGTCAGCGTCATCCAGCGGGCCGAGATGGTGCGGCGCATCGCCGAGGAGATCGACAGCCACATCGTCGAACTGGGCGAGGACGGCCGGCTCGTGCGCCTGCAGCTCGAAGAGCTCTACTCCGGCGTGGTCGCCGACCGCCGGCTCGCGGTCGCCGACTACTTCCACCGCACCGAGGCCCACCGCCTCGAGGATGCGTTGGACGCGCTGGCGAGCTTGTCCACCGAGGATCTCCTCGACCAGAAGGGTGTCGCGGCAACCCTCAACCTGCCCGGGTCGGCCGACGAGGTCGACCTCGATCTCGGTGTCGCCCCGAGAGGGCATCGACTCCTGGCCAAGATCCCCCGTCTGCCCGAGGCCGTGATCGACAACGTGGTCGAGCGCTTCGGCGACCTCCAGAAGATCATGCGGGCCACCATCGCCGACCTCGACGAGGTCGAGGGCGTGGGGGAGAGCCGGGCCCGAGCCATGAAGGACGGCCTCGCCCGGCTGGCCGAGACCAGCATCCTCGACCGCTACGGATGA
- a CDS encoding S-layer homology domain-containing protein encodes MPRPSHRRLVQVVGVAASVAVVALGLSATAGPAGASPARRAMSTGTGEAGVVVTPDIAYGEAPDETGLPETLRLDLYDPSAVVGVRPALVVVHGGGFSQGDKTDPVYVAMAQAFAEQGIVVAAVDYRLRPDAYPEFPVAAVDAQHDVQAAVRWLRVHSSELRIDPERIAVTGHSAGAITALRVGAHPDDPGDSGTPEESSMVAGVLAVSGFLAGDVGAASAPVRMLHGSADTLIPLNWADDTCKRWEAAGGACDLLVYDGATHDATGFFDPAAPEVAGFLACTVGGPVAYADVVPGSATAQVVAWATGAGVLNGTVTGPLTPSGDVTRRQFAAWAWRWTGEVPDATGRTGGSAAIEWVVDSGILHPRRDGTFGGARVVSRAAAAMALWRLAGRPVAAPPSPTVPGLDPQAKYAPAVEWLVAHGVDALLVGGTFRPDAPLRRAQLLRSLRGLSADAVAGGAVPSAPACPAA; translated from the coding sequence GTGCCCCGTCCCTCGCACCGCCGCCTCGTCCAGGTGGTGGGCGTCGCGGCCTCGGTGGCGGTCGTGGCGCTCGGTCTGTCGGCGACGGCGGGCCCGGCCGGGGCATCGCCTGCTCGCCGGGCGATGTCGACGGGAACGGGAGAGGCGGGCGTGGTGGTGACGCCGGACATCGCCTACGGCGAGGCCCCCGACGAGACCGGTCTCCCCGAGACCCTCCGGCTCGACCTCTACGACCCGAGCGCCGTGGTCGGAGTGAGGCCGGCCCTGGTGGTGGTCCACGGCGGCGGCTTCTCCCAGGGCGACAAGACCGATCCTGTCTACGTCGCCATGGCGCAGGCCTTCGCCGAGCAGGGGATCGTGGTGGCGGCGGTGGACTACCGCCTCCGCCCCGACGCCTACCCCGAGTTCCCGGTGGCCGCGGTGGACGCCCAGCACGACGTGCAGGCCGCGGTCCGCTGGTTGCGGGTCCATTCGAGCGAGCTGCGCATCGACCCTGAGCGCATCGCGGTGACCGGCCACTCGGCGGGCGCGATCACCGCGCTGCGGGTCGGTGCCCACCCGGACGACCCGGGGGACAGCGGCACCCCGGAGGAGTCGTCGATGGTGGCCGGGGTGCTGGCCGTCTCCGGCTTCCTCGCCGGCGACGTGGGCGCGGCGTCGGCGCCTGTGCGCATGCTGCACGGCTCGGCGGACACCCTCATCCCGCTGAACTGGGCCGACGACACGTGCAAGCGTTGGGAGGCCGCCGGCGGCGCCTGTGACCTGCTGGTCTACGACGGGGCCACCCACGACGCCACCGGGTTCTTCGATCCGGCGGCGCCGGAGGTGGCGGGGTTCCTGGCCTGCACGGTCGGGGGGCCCGTCGCCTACGCCGACGTCGTCCCGGGCTCGGCCACCGCCCAGGTGGTTGCCTGGGCGACCGGCGCGGGTGTGCTCAACGGCACCGTGACGGGACCGCTGACGCCGTCGGGCGACGTCACCCGCCGCCAGTTCGCCGCGTGGGCGTGGCGCTGGACCGGCGAGGTACCCGACGCCACCGGACGGACCGGGGGGAGCGCGGCGATCGAGTGGGTGGTCGACTCGGGCATCCTCCATCCCCGGCGCGACGGGACGTTCGGAGGGGCGAGGGTCGTCTCGCGGGCCGCGGCGGCCATGGCGCTGTGGCGCCTCGCCGGCCGACCGGTCGCGGCGCCGCCCTCGCCCACGGTCCCCGGGCTCGACCCGCAGGCGAAGTACGCGCCGGCGGTGGAGTGGCTGGTGGCGCACGGGGTCGACGCCCTGCTGGTGGGCGGCACCTTCCGCCCCGACGCCCCCCTCCGCCGCGCCCAGCTGCTCCGCTCGCTGCGAGGGCTCTCCGCGGACGCCGTCGCCGGCGGCGCCGTGCCGAGCGCCCCGGCCTGCCCCGCCGCGTAG
- a CDS encoding ATP-dependent Clp protease ATP-binding subunit has protein sequence MFERFTDRARRVVVLAQEEARLLNHNYIGTEHILLGLIHEGEGVAAKALESLGISLEAVRSQVEEIIGQGGSSPSGHIPFTPRAKKVLELSLREALQLGHNYIGTEHILLGLIREGEGVAAQVLVKLGADLSRVRQQVIQLLSGYSGPGGQEKASASTGQGSEAGAQSGSLVLDQFGRNLTQLARDKKLDPVIGRSRETERVMQVLSRRTKNNPVLIGEPGVGKTAIVEGLAQAIAADNVPETLTNKQLYTLDLGALVAGSRYRGDFEERLKKVLKEIRTRGDIILFIDEIHTLVGAGAAEGAIDAASILKPMLARGELQTIGATTLDEYRKHLEKDAALERRFQPIKVEEPTVAHTIEILKGLRDRYETHHRVTITDQALVASANLADRYISDRHLPDKAIDLIDEAGARLRIKRMETPPDFKELENQIAVVVQEKKEAVEAQNFEKAGQLRDKEKELLSQREEKEVEMKASGVDLFDEVDEEAIAEVLSIWTGIPVYKLTEAETAKLLRMEDELHKRVIGQESAIKAVSQAIRRTRAGLKDPKRPSGSFIFLGPSGVGKTELAKTLAEFLFGDEQSLIQLDMSEYMEKHTVSRLVGSPPGYVGYEEGGQLTEAVRRKPFSVVLFDEIEKAHPDVFNTLLQILEEGRLTDSQGRSVDFRNTVLIMTSNLGTADLRKSKLGFGTSEGAVTYERMKEKVNDALKQHFRPEFLNRIDDTIVFHELSRDEVIQIVDLMIKRLTVQLQGQGLGLELTDAAKVKLANDGYDPTMGARPLRRAIQRLVEDPVSERLLWKEFRAGQIIVVDAEVDPESAKGETVITFTPREGFEPPSLEMAEAAEGVAPATE, from the coding sequence TTGTTCGAACGGTTCACCGATCGAGCCCGTCGAGTGGTCGTGCTGGCCCAAGAAGAAGCGCGGCTGCTCAACCACAACTACATCGGCACCGAGCACATCCTGCTCGGGCTGATCCACGAGGGCGAGGGCGTCGCGGCCAAGGCGCTCGAGTCCCTCGGCATCTCCCTCGAGGCCGTGCGCAGCCAGGTCGAGGAGATCATCGGCCAGGGCGGGTCCTCGCCCAGCGGCCACATCCCCTTCACCCCGCGCGCCAAGAAGGTGCTCGAGCTGTCGCTGCGCGAGGCGCTCCAGCTCGGCCACAACTACATCGGCACCGAGCACATCCTCCTCGGCCTCATCCGTGAGGGCGAGGGCGTGGCCGCCCAGGTGCTGGTCAAGCTCGGCGCCGACCTGTCCCGTGTGCGCCAGCAGGTCATCCAGCTGCTCTCCGGCTACTCCGGCCCCGGTGGCCAGGAGAAGGCCAGCGCCAGCACCGGCCAGGGCAGCGAGGCCGGCGCACAGTCGGGCTCGCTCGTGCTCGACCAGTTCGGCCGCAACCTCACCCAGCTCGCTCGCGACAAGAAGCTCGACCCGGTCATCGGCCGCTCGCGCGAGACCGAGCGGGTCATGCAGGTGCTGTCGCGCCGCACCAAGAACAACCCGGTGCTGATCGGCGAGCCCGGCGTCGGCAAGACGGCCATCGTCGAGGGCCTCGCCCAGGCCATCGCCGCCGACAACGTCCCCGAGACGCTCACCAACAAGCAGCTCTACACCCTGGACCTCGGTGCGCTCGTGGCGGGCTCCCGCTACCGCGGCGACTTCGAGGAGCGTCTCAAGAAGGTGCTGAAGGAGATCCGCACCCGCGGCGACATCATCCTGTTCATCGACGAGATCCACACCCTCGTCGGTGCGGGTGCCGCCGAGGGCGCCATCGACGCCGCCTCCATCCTCAAGCCGATGCTGGCCCGGGGCGAGCTCCAGACCATCGGCGCCACCACGCTCGACGAGTACCGCAAGCACCTCGAGAAGGACGCCGCCCTCGAGCGCCGCTTCCAGCCCATCAAGGTGGAAGAGCCCACCGTGGCCCACACCATCGAGATCCTGAAGGGCCTGCGCGACCGCTACGAGACCCACCACCGGGTCACCATCACCGACCAGGCGCTCGTGGCGTCGGCCAACCTGGCCGACCGCTACATCTCCGACCGCCACCTGCCCGACAAGGCCATCGACCTCATCGACGAGGCCGGCGCCCGCCTGCGCATCAAGCGCATGGAGACCCCGCCGGACTTCAAGGAGCTCGAGAACCAGATCGCGGTCGTGGTCCAGGAGAAGAAGGAAGCCGTCGAGGCCCAGAACTTCGAGAAGGCCGGCCAGCTACGCGACAAGGAGAAGGAGCTCCTCTCCCAGCGCGAGGAGAAGGAGGTCGAGATGAAGGCCTCGGGTGTCGACCTGTTCGACGAGGTCGACGAGGAGGCCATCGCCGAGGTCCTCTCCATCTGGACGGGCATCCCGGTCTACAAGCTCACCGAGGCCGAGACCGCGAAGCTCCTGCGCATGGAGGACGAGCTCCACAAGCGGGTCATCGGCCAGGAGTCCGCCATCAAGGCCGTGTCCCAGGCCATCCGCCGCACCCGTGCCGGCCTGAAGGACCCGAAGCGCCCCAGCGGCTCGTTCATCTTCCTCGGCCCCTCGGGCGTCGGGAAGACCGAGCTGGCCAAGACGCTCGCCGAGTTCCTCTTCGGCGACGAGCAGTCCCTCATCCAGCTCGACATGTCCGAGTACATGGAGAAGCACACGGTCAGCCGCCTGGTGGGCTCGCCCCCCGGGTACGTGGGCTACGAAGAGGGCGGCCAGCTCACCGAGGCGGTCCGCCGCAAGCCCTTCTCCGTCGTGCTCTTCGACGAGATCGAGAAGGCCCACCCCGACGTGTTCAACACGCTCCTCCAGATCCTGGAGGAGGGTCGCCTGACCGACTCGCAGGGCCGCTCGGTGGACTTCCGCAACACCGTGCTGATCATGACCTCCAACCTCGGCACCGCCGACCTGCGCAAGTCCAAGCTGGGCTTCGGCACCAGCGAGGGCGCGGTCACGTACGAGCGCATGAAGGAGAAGGTCAACGACGCCCTGAAGCAGCACTTCCGGCCGGAGTTCCTCAACCGCATCGACGACACCATCGTGTTCCACGAGCTGTCGCGGGACGAGGTCATCCAGATCGTCGACCTGATGATCAAGCGCCTCACCGTGCAGCTCCAGGGCCAGGGCCTCGGCCTCGAGCTCACCGATGCGGCGAAGGTCAAGCTGGCCAACGACGGCTACGACCCCACCATGGGCGCCCGCCCGCTGCGCCGGGCCATCCAGCGACTGGTCGAGGACCCCGTGTCCGAGCGCCTGCTCTGGAAGGAGTTCCGTGCCGGCCAGATCATCGTGGTGGACGCCGAGGTCGACCCCGAGTCGGCCAAGGGCGAGACGGTGATCACCTTCACGCCCCGTGAGGGCTTCGAGCCGCCGAGCCTCGAGATGGCAGAGGCGGCCGAAGGCGTCGCCCCCGCCACCGAGTAG
- a CDS encoding polyprenyl synthetase family protein: MAENPLLAIPGMEAGLARVEVALRESVRSEDPFLTEVASHLITAGGKRVRPAFALAAASTSLEDPSAEVSDDVVMGAVAVELVHLGSLYHDDVMDEATTRRTVESVNAKWGNLQAILAGDFLLARASEIAASLGVEIAALLAATIGRLCEGQVRELRDTYNAGRTEADYLSSIEGKTASLFATACRVGAIVGELPRHEVDALTEFGLRFGMAFQIVDDILDVTATDEQLGKPAGHDLVEGVYTLPVIRTMAAGTAPDLAGLLGGPLEDGQLDRARSMVRSDGAVASSLETAAAYAQSAIESLHPLPHATAALRLGEAAQHLLAGVRAAA; this comes from the coding sequence GTGGCCGAGAACCCGCTGCTCGCGATACCTGGCATGGAGGCCGGCCTGGCCCGTGTGGAGGTGGCGCTCCGTGAGTCGGTGCGGTCGGAGGATCCGTTCCTCACCGAGGTGGCCAGCCACCTGATCACCGCCGGCGGCAAGCGGGTCCGCCCGGCGTTCGCCCTGGCCGCCGCCTCCACGAGCCTCGAGGACCCCTCCGCCGAGGTCTCCGATGACGTGGTGATGGGCGCCGTCGCGGTCGAGCTCGTCCACCTCGGCTCGCTCTACCACGACGACGTCATGGACGAGGCCACCACCCGGCGCACGGTCGAGAGCGTCAACGCCAAGTGGGGCAACCTCCAGGCCATCCTCGCCGGCGACTTCCTCCTGGCCCGGGCCTCCGAGATCGCGGCGTCGCTCGGCGTCGAGATCGCCGCCCTCCTCGCCGCCACCATCGGCCGGCTCTGCGAGGGTCAGGTGCGCGAGCTGCGCGACACCTACAACGCGGGGCGCACCGAGGCCGACTACCTCTCGTCCATCGAGGGCAAGACCGCGTCGCTCTTCGCCACCGCGTGCCGGGTGGGCGCCATCGTCGGCGAGCTGCCCCGCCACGAGGTCGACGCCCTCACCGAGTTCGGCCTGCGCTTCGGCATGGCCTTCCAGATCGTCGACGACATCCTCGACGTCACCGCCACCGACGAGCAGCTGGGCAAGCCCGCCGGCCACGACCTCGTCGAGGGCGTGTACACCCTGCCGGTCATCCGGACGATGGCGGCGGGCACCGCGCCCGACCTCGCCGGCCTGCTCGGCGGGCCCCTCGAGGACGGGCAGCTCGACCGGGCCCGGTCGATGGTCCGCTCCGACGGCGCCGTGGCCTCGTCCCTCGAGACCGCCGCCGCCTACGCCCAGTCGGCCATCGAGAGCCTGCACCCTCTCCCCCACGCCACCGCCGCCCTCCGTCTGGGCGAGGCGGCGCAGCACCTCCTCGCCGGCGTCCGCGCCGCGGCCTGA
- a CDS encoding ATP-binding protein, whose protein sequence is MSEPGSSLTRGMLTGVTAYRWAAWAWMAIVVVVDREELERPGVALVLVASALAVTVADTLLLRTDADRLLRPVVVGTELAVAVALSVADPIAYVDGHSQSLGSAWPLAGILTAGIAFGAVGGISAGVVVGLARFAGDVVATGPWTDARTLSALSTIVLYALAGGAAGFAAARLRRAEREIALARARAEVAATLHDGVLQTLAVVQRRTDDPDLARLAHEQERELRDFLAGREAPPEGLVLALREAAARFEDRYGGRAEVVIAADLDEPGADVAAALAGAVGEALANAGRHGGAGHVVVYVEPDGDEVFCSVNDDGAGFDPSTTAEGSGLTGSIRGRVEAVGGRVQVDGRPGRGAEVRLWVPTRG, encoded by the coding sequence GTGAGCGAGCCGGGGTCGTCGCTGACGCGGGGGATGCTCACCGGCGTCACCGCGTACCGGTGGGCGGCCTGGGCCTGGATGGCCATCGTCGTGGTGGTCGACCGCGAGGAGCTGGAGCGACCCGGGGTCGCGCTCGTGCTCGTCGCCTCCGCCCTGGCGGTGACCGTGGCCGACACGCTGCTGCTGCGGACCGACGCCGACCGCCTGCTGCGCCCGGTGGTGGTGGGGACCGAGCTCGCCGTGGCCGTGGCCCTGTCGGTGGCCGACCCCATCGCGTACGTCGACGGCCACTCGCAGTCGCTCGGCTCGGCGTGGCCGCTCGCCGGGATCCTGACCGCGGGCATCGCCTTCGGGGCCGTCGGCGGTATCAGCGCCGGCGTCGTCGTGGGCCTGGCCCGCTTCGCCGGAGACGTCGTGGCCACCGGGCCGTGGACCGACGCCCGGACCCTCTCGGCCCTCTCGACCATCGTCCTCTACGCCCTCGCCGGTGGTGCCGCCGGGTTCGCCGCCGCCCGCCTGCGCCGGGCCGAGCGAGAGATCGCCCTGGCCCGGGCGCGGGCGGAGGTGGCCGCCACCCTCCACGACGGCGTGCTCCAGACCCTCGCCGTGGTGCAGCGCCGCACCGACGACCCCGACCTGGCCCGCCTCGCCCACGAGCAGGAGCGCGAGCTGCGGGACTTCCTCGCCGGCCGGGAGGCACCGCCCGAGGGCCTGGTCCTGGCGCTGCGGGAGGCCGCGGCCCGCTTCGAGGACCGCTACGGCGGGCGCGCCGAGGTCGTGATCGCAGCCGATCTGGACGAGCCCGGCGCCGACGTCGCCGCCGCGCTGGCCGGGGCCGTGGGCGAGGCGCTGGCCAACGCCGGCCGCCACGGCGGGGCGGGACACGTCGTGGTCTACGTCGAGCCCGACGGCGACGAGGTGTTCTGCTCGGTGAACGACGACGGCGCCGGCTTCGACCCCTCCACCACCGCCGAGGGCAGCGGCCTCACCGGGTCCATCCGGGGCCGGGTCGAGGCCGTCGGCGGCCGGGTGCAGGTGGACGGGCGGCCCGGTCGAGGCGCCGAGGTCCGCCTCTGGGTGCCCACCCGCGGCTGA
- a CDS encoding response regulator transcription factor — MATTEGAGRLGPVRVVVADDHPIWRTGLRADLGENFHVVGEAGDGAEAVAVIRREHPDLVLCDLHMGGGGGLHVVRTCGGETRIVMLTVSEAERDLLDAVAAGAVGYLVKSTPPDELRQALWRAAQGEPVFSPQLAALVLGEFRRMAKASGPTEALSDREREVLQHVARGHTYRDIGEELHISPKTVENHVRNILAKLHLSRRQELVRYALEHGIE, encoded by the coding sequence ATGGCCACCACCGAGGGAGCCGGGCGCCTGGGCCCGGTCCGGGTCGTCGTGGCCGACGACCACCCCATCTGGCGCACCGGCCTGCGGGCCGATCTCGGGGAGAACTTCCACGTCGTGGGCGAGGCTGGCGACGGCGCCGAAGCGGTCGCCGTCATCCGCCGGGAGCACCCGGACCTCGTGCTCTGCGACCTGCACATGGGTGGTGGCGGGGGGCTCCACGTGGTGCGGACGTGCGGCGGCGAGACCCGCATCGTGATGCTCACCGTCTCGGAGGCCGAGCGGGACCTGCTCGACGCCGTGGCCGCGGGCGCCGTGGGCTACCTGGTGAAGTCGACGCCGCCCGATGAGCTCCGCCAGGCGCTCTGGCGGGCCGCCCAGGGCGAGCCGGTGTTCTCGCCCCAGCTCGCCGCCCTGGTGCTGGGTGAGTTCCGCCGCATGGCCAAGGCCAGCGGACCGACCGAAGCCTTGTCGGACCGCGAGCGCGAGGTACTCCAGCACGTCGCCCGAGGCCACACGTACCGCGACATCGGCGAGGAGCTCCACATCTCGCCCAAGACCGTGGAGAACCACGTGCGCAACATCCTCGCCAAACTGCACCTCAGCCGGCGCCAGGAGCTCGTGCGCTACGCCCTCGAGCACGGCATCGAGTAG
- a CDS encoding cation:proton antiporter encodes MTSAAVAVIGLLLFGWAMVSGALARHNVTGPLLFTAVGYLLGNGDWGLLDIDINTSVIHGIAEAALALVLFSDAARINGGELRRDLGLPVRLLALGLPLSILAGTLLAGLLFGGLAGGVALLVGAALAPTDAALSAQVIEDDRVPLRLRRALNVESGLNDGIATPLVSVALAAAAATLTGADHSQSWEVTAAIRELGVGALVGATLGVGGALLINVSARHDWIAPGGRRLAAFAMAATSFTLADALHANGFIAAFAAGLAYGAVLDRERTDLAKSAELPELGGELLGLIVWFLFGAALVPLAFASLDGAMVLYALLSLTVVRMVPVAIASLRSGLDGASIAFVAWFGPRGLASVVFAVLAVEELGEGSAVTDRAIGAIVLTVLLSVALHGITARPGGRAYVRREQRTSAEPASEPRARRVWLRTDAS; translated from the coding sequence GTGACCAGCGCCGCCGTCGCCGTCATCGGCCTGCTCCTGTTCGGCTGGGCCATGGTGTCCGGGGCGCTGGCGCGCCACAACGTGACCGGGCCACTCCTGTTCACGGCCGTCGGGTACCTCCTGGGCAACGGCGACTGGGGACTGCTGGACATCGACATCAACACGTCGGTGATCCACGGCATCGCCGAGGCCGCCCTCGCCCTGGTGCTCTTCTCGGACGCGGCCCGCATCAACGGCGGCGAGCTGCGACGCGACCTCGGGTTGCCGGTCCGGCTCCTGGCCCTCGGTCTCCCCCTGTCGATCCTCGCCGGCACCCTGCTGGCCGGGCTGCTGTTCGGGGGACTGGCGGGGGGCGTCGCCCTGCTCGTGGGCGCGGCCCTCGCGCCGACCGACGCGGCCCTCAGCGCCCAGGTCATCGAGGACGACCGCGTCCCGCTGCGCCTCCGCCGGGCCCTGAACGTCGAGAGCGGCCTCAACGACGGCATCGCCACCCCCTTGGTCAGCGTCGCGCTGGCCGCCGCGGCCGCCACGCTCACCGGTGCCGACCACTCGCAGTCCTGGGAGGTGACCGCGGCGATCCGCGAGCTCGGGGTCGGGGCCCTCGTCGGCGCCACGCTGGGGGTCGGCGGCGCCCTCCTCATCAACGTGTCGGCCCGCCACGACTGGATCGCCCCCGGGGGACGCCGGCTGGCCGCCTTCGCGATGGCGGCCACGTCGTTCACCCTCGCCGACGCGCTGCACGCCAATGGTTTCATCGCCGCCTTCGCGGCGGGGTTGGCCTACGGCGCCGTGCTCGACCGTGAGCGCACCGACCTCGCCAAGTCCGCGGAGCTGCCCGAGCTCGGAGGTGAGCTCCTCGGCCTCATCGTGTGGTTCCTCTTCGGCGCCGCGCTCGTCCCGCTGGCCTTCGCCTCGCTCGACGGCGCCATGGTCCTGTACGCCCTGCTGAGCCTCACGGTCGTGCGCATGGTGCCGGTCGCGATCGCCTCATTGCGATCCGGTCTCGACGGGGCGAGCATCGCCTTCGTGGCCTGGTTCGGCCCTCGGGGCCTCGCCTCGGTGGTGTTTGCGGTCCTGGCGGTGGAGGAGCTGGGCGAGGGGAGCGCGGTCACCGATCGCGCCATCGGTGCCATCGTCCTGACCGTGCTGCTCAGCGTGGCGCTGCACGGCATCACCGCCCGCCCGGGCGGGCGGGCCTACGTGCGGCGGGAGCAGCGCACCTCGGCCGAGCCGGCGTCCGAGCCACGCGCCCGCCGGGTCTGGCTCCGCACCGACGCGTCCTGA